A DNA window from Streptococcus parapneumoniae contains the following coding sequences:
- a CDS encoding GH25 family lysozyme, producing the protein MRKQIHPLILFSFFGIIIFILIINRPLNDNQSFKTKSNIAQIEAQALKHLDKPIIDLSGWQRPEEINYDALSQNISGAIVRVHSGAQTTKENDASFINGIDKAYKSHITELQKRNVPVAVYAYVAGKSVQEMEKAAEVFYNAASPYSPSYYWLDVEDKTMSNMNEGVEAFRAKLASLGAKNIGIYVGVYFMEEHSIDTGKFTSVWIPSYGSNSGFLESSPKTDLDYDIHQYTSKGKIAGFDHDLDINVISPLKNKEETFRKIFLKP; encoded by the coding sequence ATGAGAAAACAAATTCATCCACTTATTTTATTTAGTTTTTTTGGGATCATAATTTTCATTTTAATCATCAATCGCCCACTTAATGACAACCAATCGTTTAAAACAAAATCCAACATAGCGCAGATTGAAGCACAGGCTTTGAAACACTTAGACAAACCGATTATTGACCTCTCTGGCTGGCAGCGTCCTGAGGAAATCAACTATGACGCCCTCTCACAAAATATTTCAGGCGCTATTGTTCGCGTCCATAGTGGCGCTCAAACGACAAAAGAAAATGATGCTTCCTTTATCAATGGAATAGACAAGGCCTATAAAAGTCATATCACTGAACTTCAAAAGCGGAATGTCCCAGTTGCTGTCTACGCTTATGTAGCTGGAAAAAGTGTCCAAGAAATGGAAAAAGCCGCTGAGGTTTTCTACAATGCAGCCTCTCCTTACAGCCCTAGTTACTACTGGCTAGACGTAGAAGACAAAACCATGTCCAATATGAACGAGGGTGTTGAAGCCTTTCGAGCAAAACTAGCATCACTAGGTGCTAAAAACATCGGAATCTACGTTGGGGTCTATTTCATGGAAGAACATAGTATTGATACAGGCAAGTTTACCTCTGTTTGGATTCCGTCCTACGGCTCTAACTCAGGATTTTTGGAGAGCAGTCCTAAAACTGACTTAGATTATGACATTCACCAATACACATCTAAAGGAAAAATTGCCGGCTTTGACCACGATTTGGATATCAACGTCATCTCTCCCTTAAAAAACAAAGAAGAAACCTTTAGAAAAATCTTTTTAAAACCTTAA
- a CDS encoding DUF368 domain-containing protein — protein MLSWLARIIKGIVIALGFILPGISGGVLAAILGIYERMIGFLAHPFKDFKENVLYFIPVAIGMLLGIGLFSYPIEYLLENYQVFVLWSFAGAIIGTVPSLLKESTRESDRDKIDLAWFWTTFIISGLGLYALNFVVGTLSASFLNLVLAGALLALGVLVPGLSPSNLLLILGLYAPMLTGFKTFDLLGTFFPIGIGAGATLIAFSKLMDYALNNYHSRVYHFIIGIVLSSTLLILIPNAGNAESIQYTGLSLVGYVIIAFFFALGIWLGIWMSQLEDKYK, from the coding sequence ATGCTCTCATGGTTAGCGCGCATTATTAAAGGGATTGTGATTGCTCTTGGATTTATCTTACCGGGAATTTCCGGAGGGGTTCTAGCAGCAATCTTAGGAATTTATGAACGGATGATTGGCTTTCTTGCCCACCCTTTTAAAGACTTTAAAGAAAATGTTTTGTACTTTATTCCAGTTGCCATCGGTATGCTTCTGGGAATTGGCCTATTTTCTTACCCGATTGAATACCTGCTTGAAAATTATCAGGTCTTTGTCTTATGGAGCTTTGCGGGTGCCATCATTGGTACGGTTCCTAGCCTCCTCAAAGAATCAACTCGAGAATCTGACAGAGACAAGATTGATTTGGCTTGGTTCTGGACAACCTTTATCATTTCTGGACTAGGACTCTATGCCTTAAATTTTGTCGTTGGAACCTTAAGTGCTAGCTTTCTTAATTTGGTCCTAGCAGGTGCACTGCTGGCTCTTGGCGTATTGGTGCCTGGCCTCAGTCCATCAAATCTACTTTTGATTTTGGGTCTCTATGCTCCCATGTTGACTGGTTTTAAAACCTTTGACCTCTTGGGAACCTTCTTCCCGATTGGAATTGGTGCAGGTGCAACTCTCATCGCTTTTTCAAAATTGATGGATTATGCCTTAAACAACTACCACTCACGCGTCTATCATTTCATCATCGGTATCGTCCTATCAAGTACCCTTTTAATATTGATTCCAAATGCAGGAAACGCTGAAAGTATCCAATACACAGGACTTTCACTTGTC